CTTGGTTGGAGCCCGGGTTTGGAGCTCGTCTGCTGAAAGTGGTATGTGAATATAAGATCAGGGGAAAAACTTAGTTCCCCTTTTACTGGCTATTCGCGGgaacattttaaagaaattttaagGAAATGTCCACAATATGTGTTTAAACTAACGTCATCATTAAGCTACAATCCTGGCTTGAACATAGGTGCTCTCATCAAAGAAGCTGTCTGCATTTAGATTGGGGTATTTCTAAATCCAATGAGGAATGCAGTTTCCTGTTCTTTTTTGCTCCGAACTTTTACATTCATAaacacataatgaaatattttcacagATTTAAAGTGTTAATTACACAATTCTTCAAACAAATACTTTTAAAACATAATCTATCGACTTTTTTTTCGTTAAAAAAATGGGGAACGGACGAGACAAATGCGCCCGCAAATAGTTTGCGCATGGCAATTTCGAGATATACTATTTTTGGCCCTATCATATAATATGCGCTTTATTAGACACAGATTACACGTGCATGTATGAATAAGAAAAGAGAACTCATTAAAAAACGttacaaaattaataacacaTTAGTTATTCTTCAAAGTTAGTTACCTCAAATGTGTTGTTGAGGGGTCCTACTAGACGAATGGGTCCACTACCCTTATTATTATATTGCACATCAATGGTTTCTTCTTGACTGTCTACATTGAATTTAGTTGGGAATGGTCCTTGGTATATCAGTCCTTTCTCCTGGTATGCTACGGCCCTAGCAGCTTGGACAAGACGTGCTGCTACATCTTGTTTATGTCGTGGATGGATTCTGTTCAAACAAATTATGTTTATACAAGTTTCAGTTCATAATGTGGCTTTGGTATGGCGGAAATAGGTAGTAATCGTACAGGTCTggggtggtgggtctttgggagctgacggcgtaccggtaaaagagggggtcttttggagttgTAAAAAGTCAaattcaagggtctttcttggctctCTGCTTGAAAATTGCCTGAATCGTGCTGAATTAGCAACAGGGGTCTTTCAGGAGAGCATATCCGTacggtcatttgtgttgagtgcctcCGGGGTCCTAGTTCTCTAATacccttcaaaaatgttttatgacttaCCAGAAATTACCAGATTTTTGGCTAAATATGAAAGGCAATTGCCATTCTAATCTATATATCAGTTTAAACTCATTATCACTCTGAATATCGCATAAAACCCTCTACTCTACCCCCGGGCAAGGTGTGGACTAAAATGTGTTCTTTAAAATAAGCTCAATGGATGAACTTACGATTAGCGCAAGCCGTTTCAGGGTTTAGTTTATTTGACTGAGCATTTTAGTACACCGGGATAAAAATCTGTCGGGGAGAGGGTTGGTACAACTCGTCAACTCCCCCTTGTGGTAAAACGAGTGTTTAGTGTCCATGATGACAGTGATATCTACCTACAATTTCTTTCAAATATTCTTGAGTCTTATGTGAAAACCACGCTAAAGAATAATAACATACTTACGCTCCATAGGGTGATTCTGGATCTGAGAGATCTAATGCTACAGCCATGAAGACATTAGGCATTCCAGCATTAGGTACATAACCTACATCGTTTGTCTGATGCCACCTGATGACTGGATAGTTGTTGATCACCCCAAACTTTGGTACCCATGATGTACTTATCTACAGagagaatattttgttttataagtaAAAGTCCCATATTTAATATTTAGAACTACAGCAATCTCATTCTAAAATTCACCCTGTAGACCACTCTCAGGCATGGATTACCGTATCATGCCCTGCTTTGAGAATTCTGTTCAGATTTGAGACGTTGCAATAttccaattttccaaatttctgtCACAACGGCATCAGCTCTTCTGTCGTGACCCACAAAAACCATGACATCCGCGCTCGGCGAGATCCATCCAGTTCTTCTTCACTCAAAAtctgaacttgtagcactgtaggaaatCTCCATCGCCATACTTTGTAATACTCCCTGCGTAACCAGCTTAATCATTATAAGGAAGCTTTCCCTATTTCAAGATACATGATTATAAAGGGTGCATCACAATACCTGAATACAACAATGACGAATTGCCAAAGTTCATTTTGGAAATTTGTATTTGTCGTTTCAAATGAAGCCGAAGATGATGTTTCTTCTAAAAGAAACTACTAGAATGTCATAGTCAGATATTTGGTTATAATATACTGTACTAGTGGTTTGCTTTAAAAGAATCGTCATCTTTGGTTTCGTTTCAAATGATGACGACAAATTTCCAAACTGTACTTGGTCATtattgtattcaggtattcatatCATCATGTAATAGTGAATCTATCGATTTAGTATAGGCTAAATGATAAGGATCGATGGTCGACCAAGCATCactggtcgatcgaaagatcgaagaCATTTGGGCTCTATTGCCTATAATAATGAATTGGTCCCCTTTGACTCTTATGTTAAGATTTACACTTATCATCTTCATGAACACAATCCGGCATTTTCTATCAGCATACCTGTACAAATCCAAAAGGAAATAATGGGTTGGTTTGTTGTGAGGATCCTGCATACCACTTCTGTCTCCAGTCACTTATCATAGCTTGAAAAAAACAGCTATAAGTGTCTGTACCTATCAAAGTGTTGGATTCACCTACAATGAGCAACAACATCAAGAATAAGTAgagaaattttacaattttatcatagcaaaatattttaggtgttgTAATACTATCCGATACCAATAGCGGGGTTCTGATACTAGTATCTGGATAGTACTGGGATTATGTTGCACATGCAAATTTGTTGCCCATGTATAAATGGACATAATACTATCTGGATATCTGCTGTAAGTATCGGGATCAATTCACCAACTGGCAAAGTCCCGTGATTTGAATGCTGAGAATTCTCGATGATATTCATGAAGGCCGATGGTTCGATTTACAATATGTCTAATAAATCACTAGGCTACGTATTGTGTGCCTATATGCCTTCGCGTTTTGTAAGTGGCACTCGAAGTATTTCGATAAGTCGATACTTGAAGGAGTGATAACTCGATCAATTGCCGTTTTGAAGTCAAATCTGCTACTTGCTATCCGATTTTATGATACTGCAGTTACAAAATTGTCTCCAAAATATGCAGTTCGGGAGCTTCATATCTGCAGTGACTGCAGACTTTAAACTGCCGAAAACGGATATCGTATCAGATTTCTTAACGTGCCGCCCCTAAGCGATAGAGCGTTGTGTATCTTCGCGTTACGCGAAAGACCATGAAACAATTGGCCCTCCTATTTACGAGTGATGCTacggggactttgcctgttggtgattggtctgtatctctttagtttaTGATCAGGATAGTATGCGAATTTACTCCTCATGAGGGGGGGGGGCGGTCTATTGCTCCAGATGGAATCGCAAGAGAGTACCCCGGCCTATTGGCCTTTCaatcatctcctccataattgtctttgtatttttatgttttgatgtgtattttgttgttttttattatggaaataaagattcaagATTCAAAGGCCTACTATCACTAAATAGTAAGCATGCATAATGCTCTCAAGGATCTGTTGCTGCCACATATTATAGAACCTCAACAATCAAATAAACGAAGCCAAACATGAGAAGCAAATAAGTGACCACTCACCTTGGTACCATATAGCACCTTTGATGGTCATGTTGACAAATGGATGAATCATCGCATTCCACAAAACAgtgtcatttttaaaatatgGTTTATATTCAAATTCTTTCTCCGTTTCAGATGCACATCTgtccaaacaaaaaaataaaatacttgtAGCGAAACgtcgaaattcatcacaacaaGAAGCAGAGTGTTAGTTATGGTGGTATATGTGTGACGGGATGTGTGGGCAAACCCCGCGCAGTACAGCCCCGCTACGGCCTCGCTACAGCCTCGCGGCAAGAATGATGTATGTTGCTTTTCGTGAGTGACTCGAACACCTCAAACTCAACCGGCTAAGGGCTCTTCTATGAGATGGAATTTTAACCAAAACGTACAAAAACATTAATTCCTGAATAAAAttcagacagacacacacacacacacacacccaccccgaCACCCCTACACCCCGACAGACACcctgacagacagacacacagtttgtttagtgacgagGGAGCACAAAGCCGGCTTGGACAGAGACCGGACGCCATGATCTTCAACAAGATTTTGTCACTTTACCAAAACCTATCAATATCAAAATAAGTGTAACAATCTCTGTAGTGACTAAAGAAGACCTGAAGATCATGTAGATGTACTTCGCAAGCTACCAAGCTCTGCAAATTAATAATAAGGcttgtgactgttgttttaaatataggcctactatatgtaCAATAAACTATATGTTTGCCATGAGTATTCTCACCTGCTTTTTGTAACATCCGCCTTTGCAGCATTTTCCACACAAGAATTTATCACATCTGGTGAGGACCACGGTTGTATTGGAGTGTTACCCCAGTTAATGGAGATCATTCCCATTGGGACCTTGTATGTGTCATATAAGTCTCGTCCATAGAACCAGCACACAGCAGAAAAGTAGGTAAAATTTTCGATGGCATTGACTCCTAGTGAATCTGTGTACAAGGAAAAGTCAGGAATAATCTTAGAATTCTTCATAGTTTGTGTGTAACTCGAACCATAACCGCTCTGAATCCTGTCAAACTCTACAGACTGTGTGCTTCCTCTTCAGTGGGCAACACGTAGGTTACCTCCGGCCACCCCAGGGCATTAGGGTTGGTCAGGCCCCGGTCAGGCCCATATGGTCAAAGAAATTTAGCCACCCCTTATGGAATGGGTGTATAAAGTCTTTGGGATATAAACCAGCAGCCCTGTCCTAGCTTCCAGCGCCTCCTGGTCTCCTCAACACGCCTGCCGCGTTAGCCCTCTCTTTTTTGCCACAACCACGACGAACGGGCAGTTGCGCACTACAGCAACGCTCCCCGTTAGCATGGGCATCAACCCTAACCGCCATGGATCCTACAAACCCTGCAGGCTGGTAGGGCGGGTAACATGAAACATTCTGTTGCAGGGGAGAAATAGTCTCGTAATTTTTTCCATTTAACATTCTGATAAAGGAGGAACAATgtccaaaattaataaaaattcagTTACTCGTACCTGGATCTGGTTTTGCCCATGAATGATATAATGATGCTGCTGATTTTAAATCATAGTATGGTGTATATGACACTTTTTCTTTGACTGATAACACCCTCACGTTGGGATAATTGACAGATGCAGCCAATTCTGCTGTTCCATTCATTGCCTGAAATAGTATGCAaatatatgcaaatgagattTTATAGTACGACAGGTGcaaaattcgtcgtccgtattccatagtggcgtatagtggggcgccgcgaataaacaacttttcgagaaaatcgggtttgaagaaatgccaatttaaaatcgagttgtgtaaatcagacattcattatattttgtaaatgatgtgaaatttctgtagtaaactaaatagattttattgttatatatttttcaaaagaaataaatacatacctttgctggcaaactgacaataaaactatacgtcactatggaaaacgaacaaaacgcaataccctaaccttacgttaaccgtacgccacctcggtcgccgtgtaatccctatggcgttacttttcgtcg
This DNA window, taken from Amphiura filiformis chromosome 16, Afil_fr2py, whole genome shotgun sequence, encodes the following:
- the LOC140172667 gene encoding sialate O-acetylesterase-like, producing the protein MAIAAVDANPCEPNVGVWKVVLPPQPAGGPFTIDITCFDGQDNWSSIQLQDILFGDVWLCSGQSNMAMAVSQAMNGTAELAASVNYPNVRVLSVKEKVSYTPYYDLKSAASLYHSWAKPDPDSLGVNAIENFTYFSAVCWFYGRDLYDTYKVPMGMISINWGNTPIQPWSSPDVINSCVENAAKADVTKSRCASETEKEFEYKPYFKNDTVLWNAMIHPFVNMTIKGAIWYQGESNTLIGTDTYSCFFQAMISDWRQKWYAGSSQQTNPLFPFGFVQISTSWVPKFGVINNYPVIRWHQTNDVGYVPNAGMPNVFMAVALDLSDPESPYGAIHPRHKQDVAARLVQAARAVAYQEKGLIYQGPFPTKFNVDSQEETIDVQYNNKGSGPIRLVGPLNNTFEVCCSNYTECQENDTWMDTTVTALTGLHSIRMNYTCEDLDAVAIRYLWREYPCTFKNCPVYNQDGFLPAPPFWLPLDYSVSIGNSAVNFGVSNF